A region of the Caldisericota bacterium genome:
TGTTAAATTTTGCCGCAACAGGCAAAGCAGATGGAACTACATAGCCAAGAACAAGAATTGATGCTTTAATTCCATTTTCTCTGAGATTTAATGCTTCTTCAAGAGAAGCAACAGATAGTGCATAAATTCCTTCTTTCTCAAGTATTTTAGAAGCTTCTACAGCACCATGTCCATACGCATCTGCTTTTACAGCTCCAATTATTTTTCGCTTGCCAACAATTCGTTCTATTCTATGAAAATTTCTCTTTAACTTATTTAAATCAATTTCCACCCAGGTTGGTCGAGCAAATCTTCCCATATATCCTCCTTGAAAAAAGTTAATTAAAGTATATCATTAGATAAATAAATATAAAGGGGGGCAGATGAAAATTGTTATAACAAATGATGATGGTATTGAGGCAAAAAGCATCAAGTACCTTACAAAAGCAATTTCAAAATTAGGAGAGGTTTACGTAGTAGCCCCAAAAACTCCTCAAAGTGCAGGAAGTCATTCGACAACCCTGCATAAACCAGTACGAGTAGAAGAATATCCGCTCAATCTTGGCGAAAAAAAAGCAATGAGTGTATCAGGTTCCCCAGCCGATTGTGTGCTACTTGCAGTGGATGTATTAGTAAAAGGAAAGGTAGACCTTATTGTATCCGGCATAAATACCGGACCAAACATTGGAAGTGATGTAATTTATTCCGGCACCGTAGCAGGCGCAAGAGAAGGTTTCCTGAATGGAATACCTTCAATTGCCATATCTCTCGCTGCTTACAAAAACTTAAATTTTGATGTTGCAAGCAAATTTTCTTATCTCTTTGTAAAAACGGTGTTGGAGAAAAAAATTGAGAATATTTATTTCAACATTAACATCCCAAATCTTCCCGCACAAGAAATAAAAGGAGTCAAGTTTGTAAAACAAGGAAACAGAAGCTACAAAGATCGCGTATTTAAGGGAAAAGATCCATTCGGAAAAACATACTACTGGATCGGAGGAACAGTAGTTGAGAATAATGAAAAAAATACTGACAATGAAGCCATAAAAAATGGGTTTATTGCCATAACTCCAATGTCAACAGACATGACAAACTATTCAGCGCTTAAAGAAATAAAAAAATGGAAAATACGTTTTCCATAGGAGGAAGAAATATGAAAAGTGTAAAAGAGGTTTTATACACACTTAAAACATTTTCCGAGCTCGTTGTCACGCTCGGATACGCTGCAATTTTGCAAAACGATGTTGAACTTGCCATGGAAGCGACATACATAAAAGATAAAATCCGCACATTAAGTTACGATATGCGGATTTCAACGATATATGCCGCAAAAACAGCAAGAGACAGCAGAGTAGAAATTCCTCAACTCGCTTCACTCCTGCAAGTTGGCGTTGCCGCTAAAGAAATAAGCGATGGAATAGATGATCTTGTAGATATTGTAATACGAGGTGGAGGAGCTCACCCGGTTCTGCGCTCCATCTATGGAATGGAAGGTTTTGTTATAAGGATAAAAATCGAAAAAGGAAGTAAGGCAATTGGGAAAAACTTGAAACAGCTAAATATTGAAAAATTTGAATTTGCCCCACTCTTTATAAAAAAAGATACCGAATATTTACTGGATCAATTAGATGAAATTGAACTAGAAGAAGAAGATATTATCCTGTTAAAAGGCGTTGAAAACAAAAACGAACAAGCAAAGGCACTCTTCAAGTAAACGAATTTCTTTTCTACAAAATTCTCTTAAAAGCATACTCACACAATCGCTTTTTGTATTACTCCTTTCTGTAATTGGAGAAAGTATTACTGGTTTTATACTTACTGGAATGGAAAACAAACTCTCGGCACTGCCGGGCCTTATCATCTTGGTGCCAGCAATGACAGATCTCAAAGGAAATGTAGGAGCAGCATTCGGAGAGCGGCTCAGTACAATGCTACATTTAGGTCTTGTAAAACCAATTATAAAAGTGAACAATGCCATAAAACACAACATCCTTGCATCTTTTACCTTGACTGTGTCTGGAGCATTTTTGATAGGCATTTCTGCGGCAGCCCTTTCTAACCTGCTACAAATAAAAACTATAGGAGTTATAAGGCTTAATATGATCTCTACCACAGCAGGAATTATTTCTTCTGTATTACTC
Encoded here:
- the surE gene encoding 5'/3'-nucleotidase SurE translates to MKIVITNDDGIEAKSIKYLTKAISKLGEVYVVAPKTPQSAGSHSTTLHKPVRVEEYPLNLGEKKAMSVSGSPADCVLLAVDVLVKGKVDLIVSGINTGPNIGSDVIYSGTVAGAREGFLNGIPSIAISLAAYKNLNFDVASKFSYLFVKTVLEKKIENIYFNINIPNLPAQEIKGVKFVKQGNRSYKDRVFKGKDPFGKTYYWIGGTVVENNEKNTDNEAIKNGFIAITPMSTDMTNYSALKEIKKWKIRFP